The genome window TATTTTCTCATATTTCATATTTCAGTCATATTTCATACAACGATGACCTTCTTTTATTAAGAAAGAATCTGCTTGGGTTGGAGGAAGCTGTGACCTTAATATGCGAGATGCTTATAACACTCTAGGGTGATGAATGGTGGCATCCAATCACTTAGAAACAATAAATTACCCAACCTTAGAGCTTAgtagatatgaaaaaaataatattataggAATTCTTTGATTTGGCGCACAAGCTTTCCTTAGATATTAATTGGTAAGGCGGCAGCATTTGGGGCATCCCCTGTCGTCGGCTATCCCTTCCCGTATAGGATTCCTAGAAATTGCGCTGAAGGTTTACCGAGTTGCGGAGAACCCCTGAAAATGCTATTGTTTTTTGATGCTAGGGATTGTCGTCGCATTTCGGGTACCCTTTTTTGTCAGAAATGACCAAGCTAGTACTACTGCTTGGGAACTACTTCATTACTTATGATTTTCTTCTATACAGAGAACAAAAGTGCTTTAAGATGctacttaaaagtaaaaaaaatcacaaatcaTCAAGATTCCGTTTTTTTCTCAAGCGACTTTTGAATCCTAAATCACATGGCAACCACGTAGAGAAAGCCTACCttcttttattagaaaatatatCAGACAGTGTTAGCATCTtttcttgttgaaaaaaaaaattgaaatctggATACTAGAATTTCGACTTAGCTTCATCGGTACTGCGATTTAGAGGAGAGTAGTGAGAGGAAGTCGGGCAATTTTTTAGGGCTCGAGCCCTTAATGAATTCGGGACAAGATTTTATTCTGAATCCACAGTAAAAGTGTTCGTTGTAATGGAATCTGCTGCCTTTTTTATTCGAGGCTTAAGGTATCTAGATTGCTTTCATAAAAAAGCTGATTATACTACAAACTCGTTCAAAGGGTATTCTCCTTAGTTGCCTCTATTCTTGATTCAGTTGTTTGTATTGTCTTTCCTGTTGGAGTTGGAGACGATTCAGGACTGATGAATTTAGAGGCAGTCGAGGGGTCAACAAGAAACTTTTGGGGGACTCATGAATCATATGGTTAAAGTTTGATCTGAAAGCGTTTGCATAATGGTGTGCTCATGTGGTAAGTGACTTTCTGTTTGCCAAGATATGAATCAAAAGGGGTCTGTAGTTAAGAAGCTAGAAAAATACTCAGAAGTGTAGTCTATAATTCTAAAATGTAAATGCAACAGACAACCAGGAATTCCCTAAGCACAATCCTTTTCTCCTAATCACTGTTATGACATGTAGTTGGATTAtcttaattcaatatttcttcaaataattaatttactgaaaagtaaaaaaaaattatttttacaacaGTCACTCTCACAGTAAGGGGTATTGAGCCCCTTAACCTCGCAAATATTATGGTTTTACATATGctattatattttcttaaataattatatattttttcaaattttttaagagttaatAAGAAACTGAACTGGagcaggaaaaaaattaaaagttttaatactCTAGACATGTACTTAGTTATTTTTAGTTGCAAATCATAAGCGAAGTGCCTTTATGATACCAATTACGCAATTTACGTTACCAATAGCCAGACGAAAGCACCTTGAGTTTTTGTCTGCTAAAGGGGCTAACCCAGAGTATCACTAGTCTGCTTATAAGTTCAACTCTGCTAAAGTTAAAATGAACTAGTTAGAATTCGAGAAAATTCTGAAAGATGCTAGATCTTTAAATAAACTAATAAGTTATATTATAATGTAAATACTATAAACTTCTTATCAAAGAGCATATTAACACAAAAAACGAATTTAGCTGGCAATATTTTATTATGACATGAGAGAgccaagttttttaatttagcagGCACATTATCATTTTCCTCTGAAACTACATAATGTAGAGTTATTATAACTTTTCGAAATAATGGGATGGAGTCAGTGGTTTAATAAAAAGTCTTAAGAGGCTAACATCCCATTCTTAGAGATTTAAAACCTTTAAAGCCTGAACTTTTGTTCCCGACTTTTTACAAGTAATGAGTCTGTGGACTTTGGGGACCGTAAAGAATAAAGCAAAACGCATCAGAGGATATTGTGTAATGAGTAGACCGCAATAAAGCTACATGAATCTCTTCTGGGAGGagtcatagattttttttttagaaagagatGAGGAATCGAAcagcttgggggagggggagaaacATTTACTGACTCAGCTCAAAGTTGAGCTTAGCAtatagttttgataatttttttaaaggatagaaagctttaaaataagcttGTTCCCAACAGGACAAGCTTTTTTCCACCTTACCTAGCCCACCTTACCTAATCTAAAACTGATATGTTTCGTCGGAATTTGTATAACCGCATTCTCCCCAGGCTCCAATCGGTTAAGATTCATAAAGAAGAAGCTGTTATCGCCCCTTTCCCATTCTCCCCTTCATCTACTTCCGTGGATCCTATCAGCAAATATGCTggcttcaaaatttttgaaagattaGAGTCCGCTTAgctattttatagttttttaacgTTTTCAACCAGCATAGTAGACAGAATATAATGTGTTTTAGTGTATAAAAAATCATAGTAActgaataatataaatatattgtgtattttacaacaatattaacattttgaaaaatgtggcCTTTTTAATATGCAGCATATCTAATATTCTCAGGAATAAATCACGAAAGAAAGGTACTTTTAAGGGCAACTGTAGCAATTCGATGTTCACACATGGTCTACAACTTAGATTTTGACGTCCATATTTATTAAACCTGCAACGCAAGAGGTTGTAAAGTTTTGGAAATATTCTAAATTTAGAATGTTGAAAGATCAGTCGACAGTTTTGAATTCCTTCTACGTTTAAGTAGCATAGATGTCTGATTAATTGATTGCATCGGGTAATTGCCCACTTTTGTAACATATTGATGAACTTCTCCATCTTGCGTCTGTATTTCAATTACTGGACTATCAATTTGAGACATTTCACTGCTAGACAATATTTCAGGCACATAAATAGGCGGTGTGTTTTTTTCGTTTGCATTAGTTGTCTCGTTGAAACTGAAAGTGTTACTCTTTGTGAAGATGTTCTGTGAAGTGTTGTCAACAACTGATTTAGAGCTAGGTTTTCGTAATGCCATAAAAACCTCTTTGCTTCCGCCATTTATAAGTCTCCCAGGAATCCAACCGTCTGAGTCTGGAGCTTCATAAAGTTTCTTTATATGATCAGTGGATACAGGCATTCTTGGAAGCTCATCTAAAAACTGTTTTATGGGTAGATTAGTTGATTGAAATCTTTTTTGCTTAGAACCTTGATACTCTTCTCCGGTTacagtttttatttctgaaaaatcttCGTGCGTAAGTGTGGGTACTTCAATCCTATCAATCTTAAGGCTTGATGGGACGTAAAATGGACCTTCGTCCATAATAGCATCGTCATCTATGTCACTAACTCTTGACTCTTCTTTTCTCTCGTAAGGAGTAGTTTCAATTGTATTCTTTGGTTTCAAACGCATTTTAGCCCCAAATTCTTCTGCTGAAAGTGCAGCTAAGACATCTAAGCTGGTTTCTGAGAATTCataattcttttctttatatttttttatattatcagaATATTGCTTGTAATCTTCCATACTTTCAGAATTTGTGCCATACGTTTTACGACTAATTATTGGCTGTCTTCTGCGAGTATTATAGAGGTcaccttttctatttttgctgGTCCAGTTACTTGGCCGTCTTTTTCGAAATGTGGTACCCTTTATAGAATCACCGGAGTCTCTACTTACATCAACATTGTATGAGGGCTCCTTTTCTACTTTTCTCTGGTTCGTTCCCACTCTTCTATAGTTCTTACCACCACTTTGGTACTCAGGGAAACGTTCTTTAATTGAATCAAATGTTGCGATATCTGATTGTGAATAATCACCATCCTCGTCTTTTCTCCTTTGAAATGTATCAAAAGTTTGTTGCTTGTTATTATTCTCACCATATTTAGCAATAAAAGGGTTGAAAGGTGTTTTTAGGTCTGACTCTTCTGAAATGTCCAATTCTTCTTCTAAATTTCCAAGCTGGTACTTGGTTCCAAAAGTGGTAGAGGGTGTTCTTACAGAAGATAATATAGAAACAGGCGCTTCAGTGTAACTTAAGGTCTTGTTCACCCTCTTAGGTAAATTTTTATATCCTCGCATAACGGGGGACCGTGTGCCAGTTTCTCCTAAAAGAGAAATATGGGGATCTAAAGTTATAATTGAGACATTTTCTTCAGCGACTTGTGGAACCTTATCAGTTTCATCCATTCGGTTgattaaacttttatttgaaagtgTTGCGTCTCTTTCAAGGTTTTCAGCGAAATAATTGTATTCCAAGGGTTCATGCAAAAGCTCGGGGTTGAGctctttttctgaattttttactGTATTAAACGGTATcttgtttccatttttttctataCTTCTTGAATTGAAAGGttcagaaatattatttttcagtctACTCCTTTTCTTCTTGAACTGCTGGTAGATTGCTCCGGAGGTTTtttgttccatatcagatacgatacttgttttcttatttctgtTTGAGCGGTCAAATGACCCAGGTCTGAAACTTTTCATTAATTCTGGTAGTTGTAGCAGATAAGTATCTTCCTGACTAGAGCTGTCGGATTCATCTTCGGTTGTGTTTATATAACGCTTATCAGCTGAAAGCTCATCTGTATTCCAAATTGAGGAGCCGAAATTGATTTCATTACTTTTTCCAGATGTTGCTAGcctgcaaataaaaaaattaatgagcaaaatgaaggaaaattatacaaattgtatatatttgaataatttgaaCCTTCTcagattgacttcttgctatctcagaaaggggttaggttaggaaaataaaactttcagggatggttctacaggcaaaagtatgtcctgggaaggtattttgaagtacctacctccacttcttctccctctagagggccctgacctttgatgaccttcaaaaatagcCTACgcgtgttataaaagtgaaaccttgcaaaatagatcttctgcttgaatgaagtacaacaaaaatgttttcagcttcacaactttgctcaatcccaatttataaagttttaaagatatacaaatacatttcctaaattttgaaataaaacattgatatggctcagaattccactcaaataacaggaattgcggtaaaattctagttgactgAATTTTGGCTGTtttagaaaggggttaggttaggaaaatgtaactttcagggattggtctaaaggctaaagtatgtcccaggaaggtattctGTACCCACCTACACTCCTTCtacctctagagggccctgaaatttgcctacatgacaggtgtatacctattgaaattttgacaacacaacatttttccttaattttcagttaccagttgccctttctctgcctttagttctcaaAATCAATTGAGaagccatatcaattttttttcaaaatctaggaaatgtatttgcatatctttaaaaccttataaattggggttgaataaagttgtgaagctgaaaacaattttgttgtacttcattcaagcagaagatctattttgcaaggtttcacttttataacgcGCAtgttttaaaggtcatcaaaggtcagggccctctagagggataaggagtggaggtgggtcttcaaaataccttccgggacatactttagcctctagactcatccctgaaagtttcattttcctaacctaacccctttccaagatagccaaaagtcaataaactagaattttaccaaggcTATAAATATCAAATACGCCCTTTCTGCTTAAAataactgttttttcttttcctcacaCTCAGTCAATGTTGATACTCATAAATAGGTACCATGTATGCCAGGTAGTCCCTAGTTACTTTGTTACTTTGTatactttgtttaatttatgtaAAACACGGCAGCACCAGCCAAAGCTATGCTACTTTGTCTCTCATTCGAAATCAAGGGCCCTTATGCTTGAGCAGTTTTTCAAGAATcgggaaaaaaggtaaaactttagtataaagtgCACTGTGCCGAGGCAGAACCCTTAATATACAGATACATTTTCGTTTCAtgttaggttttaatgttgctccttactttcagttgaaaaaactttttcttttgttaatttaatttttgactatttttcaaatcatgccaggaaaaccccctccccttgtaacatttcttctggcaaattaCCTTGTATATTTCCATCCCCGTAAAAAATCTCCCAtggaaaatgccccccccctccccgcaaAGTATCatccaataacaaatgctatacgtGAACAATATGGGTATATTGcgcaacttacagcccttttacTAGAGGTTATGGAGGGCCATGTCATCATCataagcatagttattggatcttttgactgtgctgaatcaaatggctatttgaaagttttgacCTTATTacttgggaaaaaagggcgtgggaggggagtTATAGAACCTCAAATTTTTTCGGGCAttcaaaaagggctctagaattTTGATTCCCCTTCAAATGAGCTATCTCATGATATTCTAGTACTACTAgctcgatatgatcacccctggggagaaaaaaaaagcatccgtgatcttccttctgccaaaaatacgaagttccggatttttaaaaacatgagattgaaacctctacagtagtgttctcagatatgctgaatctgatggtgtaattttgttaAGCCCGCTTgacattttgtgattttttccctgtttccaaaaatcaggcacattttctcaggctcgtagctttcgtacagttcgttactacgaactgtttggtatGAAAAAACCCCCGAACTATGAAGCTCTGAAGCCTGCCAACACCTGGACCGCAACGGTCAACGGTCTAAAATGTCTTGTGCTAAGTGTCATTGCTATGCTTACCTGCGTAACAAACCAAATCTAGAAGATTTCATGCGGAAGACTTCTGGAGCCATAATGTGGTACGCGCCATTCTTCTTTAACCTTGCCTTAAGGTAACTGGCCCATAATGATCATGCGCACCTGAGCACTTTCGCGCAAATAACTGAGAAGGAGTCATCTTATGTCTCATTAGCCCAAGGTACTTTCCCCgtaagtttcaagccaatcagTAAAAAAACAGCCTACCTCTCTGCTCAAATTAGCATTAGGCTAGGACTAAGCGCAGGTGTAACTTTTCTACCGAGTCTTGCATTAGATTGTTATTTCACTAAAATAGGACCTTGTACCAAATAAGGAGTAAGCTCGTTTGCAGAGTTGTTAtcggtttttcttttaaaagccAGAGCATGAGTATATACGTGAAGAGTAGCGAACAAGTCCAATACTCTCCATTAGAGATTTTTGAAACACACCAATCTAGACCTTTCTTCTTGACTCCACCTCTTTCAGCACGCGCAATGACAAATTTTTAGTGTATTACGATAGGTTTATGCTGTTAGCTGACCGAATGGATTCTATTGCAACTGAACCCCTCTGTAAGTGAACCCCAAGCAATTGAATCACTATAACTTAACCCccttgcaactgaaccaccgtgcagCCGAATCACCATGCAACTGACCCACCGTGTAGctgaacccccgtgcaactTTACtcccgtgtaactgaaccctcgtgtaactgaaccctcgttcAACTGAACCTCATTTAACTGAGCCCTCATGGAACTCAGCCCCCCGGCAACTGAACATCATTTAACTAAATCCCGCATAACTGAGCCCCCATGCAAATGAACCACTGTGCAAATGGACCACTTTGCAACCGAACCACCATGCAACTGAACCAATGTGCCACTGGACCACTTTGTAACTGAACCACCATGCAACTGAACTACCGTGCACCTGAACCATTGTATAGCTGAACTTTCGTTCAACTCAACCACCTTACTTACATAgggtaaaacacaagttagaatcTTTACATGTTCAACGTTGTTGAAATCGTTTGCTTATTAAATTCATAATCTAAATAACTGCCAAGATGACTAATAAAATAGCTccatttttttgtcacaaaaacaaagaaaatcggACGTTACAAACTCTTAAAGCCagatttatttctctttttttatgtctgCTAATGGGGGTTCCTTTCGCACTGTCACTGTCGCCCCCCTCTCTTGTGCCATAATTTTCTTCTCGTGAAAAACCTACAGAaactctcccctccccccttcagAAAACTCCCAGAAAAAGTCTGTatttttcccaataacaaacactaccTGTAACCAATGGAACAAATTACAAAACCTGAAAAGGTACTTAGACTTCTGTGTttgggttctctgattgttttgtagctagggagagagggagatacctaaaagggtgcattttaatgccaaaacatctcAACTATCTTTGACCCTTcggataaatacagaattaaatCTAGGGGAGAGACAAGAGGAGGATGGAGGTAGAAACTAGTTATAAATCCCAGGCAGTCCTAGTCGTTTTTcgtaagtcgaaagtgattggccAATCATAGGCCATAGGccgtacttttaaaaaaaaagcactaaaagtttgaattttcagTCGAACAAtaaaacatgaataattaacgTGATTAACAAAAACTCTCACTGTCCTTGAGGCAAGGGCTGTAGGTTATTACAAGCTATCCattgttaaaatttaagaatttatagaagggatggtcgtacAAATTTCGGACaatgctcattcgattggaaattaaaatttcaagttcaATTTTGAAGAATCAAAGGTAATCAGAGGAC of Artemia franciscana chromosome 3, ASM3288406v1, whole genome shotgun sequence contains these proteins:
- the LOC136025118 gene encoding uncharacterized protein LOC136025118, giving the protein MSGEKSERLKTTLIASAVIVVVATVVTCSVVTWLAIRSTKGDGLVNIPPAAFIPVSSLSKRTGEEISKRTLEVGESEEEQEKLQDESQKRTFHLPAKPRNFDGKSKIFRDSYEIFMEMQKNLGFTTPGEVLAELEKKIKTEEKNNRLTRKSSAKLFVDPEDIFFLDPSSERTVQTRRNSGSSMLATSGKSNEINFGSSIWNTDELSADKRYINTTEDESDSSSQEDTYLLQLPELMKSFRPGSFDRSNRNKKTSIVSDMEQKTSGAIYQQFKKKRSRLKNNISEPFNSRSIEKNGNKIPFNTVKNSEKELNPELLHEPLEYNYFAENLERDATLSNKSLINRMDETDKVPQVAEENVSIITLDPHISLLGETGTRSPVMRGYKNLPKRVNKTLSYTEAPVSILSSVRTPSTTFGTKYQLGNLEEELDISEESDLKTPFNPFIAKYGENNNKQQTFDTFQRRKDEDGDYSQSDIATFDSIKERFPEYQSGGKNYRRVGTNQRKVEKEPSYNVDVSRDSGDSIKGTTFRKRRPSNWTSKNRKGDLYNTRRRQPIISRKTYGTNSESMEDYKQYSDNIKKYKEKNYEFSETSLDVLAALSAEEFGAKMRLKPKNTIETTPYERKEESRVSDIDDDAIMDEGPFYVPSSLKIDRIEVPTLTHEDFSEIKTVTGEEYQGSKQKRFQSTNLPIKQFLDELPRMPVSTDHIKKLYEAPDSDGWIPGRLINGGSKEVFMALRKPSSKSVVDNTSQNIFTKSNTFSFNETTNANEKNTPPIYVPEILSSSEMSQIDSPVIEIQTQDGEVHQYVTKVGNYPMQSINQTSMLLKRRRNSKLSTDLSTF